In Humulus lupulus chromosome 6, drHumLupu1.1, whole genome shotgun sequence, a single genomic region encodes these proteins:
- the LOC133782974 gene encoding protein MULTIPOLAR SPINDLE 1, producing the protein MASESEVADNAEGEDPKLRMALAISLLRSKFFVPNPPPNPSASDSDVLRWKRKAKERKQELLRLREDLKLAEDVSQCDLFPQSAACKCYFFDQLGKMSPKSVTDGSDRRFNDVLRRRFLRQVRFKERRRRRTGGGSLQRLLLSELDNENELEQLKAAIDFLVELCETVSPVEDVNFANWSHQAVDFILATLKNLLTTAKNMECVEGYISSLVTRLVKRMCSPENESSNSSMDSQFYVQHLIRKLGSESYIGQRAMLSVSQTLSVLAESILFADPFDAAFHHWHECMFIMIQLIEFLISDYLSMWSKDEGFDKMLFEEWVVSICNARKALELLENRNGLYVLYIDRVTGELSKKVSQVSLLQKLKPEILVKLLC; encoded by the exons ATGGCAAGTGAAAGCGAAGTGGCAGATAATGCAGAGGGGGAAGATCCGAAGCTGCGAATGGCGTTAGCCATTTCTCTTCTCCGATCCAAGTTCTTTGTCCCAAACCCGCCGCCTAATCCTTCCGCATCCGATTCTGACGTTCTCCGATGGAAGCGAAAG GCAAAGGAGCGAAAGCAAGAGCTTTTGAGACTCAGAGAAGATCTGAAACTAGCCGAAG ATGTTTCGCAATGCGATTTGTTTCCGCAAAGTGCCGCTTGCAAGTGCTATTTCTTTGATCAATTGGGGAAAATGAGCCCTAAATCAGTCACAGATGGCTCCGATCGTCGATTCAACGACGTGTTGCGTCGGAGGTTTCTTCGGCAAG taAGATTCAAggaacgaagaagaagaagaacaggcGGTGGTTCTCTTCAGAGGTTGCTTTTATCAg AGCTTGACAATGAAAATGAACTGGAGCAGCTTAAAGCTGCAATTGATTTTCTTGTGGAACTCTGTGAAACTGTTTCTCCG GTGGAGGATGTAAATTTTGCGAATTGGTCGCACCAAGCTGTGGACTTCATTTTAG CTACATTGAAAAATTTGTTAACAACGGCAAAGAACATGGAATGTGTAGAAGGATATATCAGCAGCTTAGTTACACGATTGGTCAAAAGGATGTGTTCCCCAGAAAATG AGTCAAGCAATAGCAGCATGGATTCCCAGTTTTATGTTCAACACTTGATCCGCAAGCTTGGAAGTGAGTCCTACATTGGACAACGAGCAATGCTTTCAGTTTCTCAAACACTCTCTGTACTTGCAGAGAGTATACTTTTCGCAGATCCATTTGATGCCGCTTTTCACCATTGGCATGAATGCATGTTCATAAT GATTCAGCTTATTGAGTTTTTGATATCAGATTACCTTTCAATGTGGTCGAAAGATGAAGGCTTTGACAAGA TGCTCTTTGAAGAGTGGGTGGTGTCCATTTGTAATGCACGGAAAGCGTTAGAACTATTGGAAAACAGGAATGGGTTATACGTGTTGTATATTGACCGAGTCACAGGAGAATTGTCTAAAAAGGTTAGCCAGGTTTCATTACTCCAGAAACTTAAGCCAGAGATTCTTGTTAAGTTGCTATGCTGA